GCCCCGATCGCACTTTGCGGAGTGATTCTTGCCGTCGGCGGGCTGGCCGGGCTGACGGTGCTCGACCCGAGCACCGATGGCTGGGTCATCACGGGAGCGCTCTTCGTGCTCGGGCTCGGCTTCGGCGCAGTCGTCGTGTCGGCAACCGCGATCGCCTATCGCGGCCTTGATGCGGCGAGCATCCCGCGCGCCACCAGCGCCCTGCGCATCGTGCAGCAGCTCGGGGCGTCGCTCGGTGTCGCTCTGCTCGCTCTTGCACTGCAAACAGGGCTGACGGATGCCGCCGGCAGCGCCGCGGACATCGCAAACGCATTCGGGCACACATTTTGGTGGGCGTTCGGTCTCACCGCGTGCGCGACGGTGCCCGCCGTGGTTCTGATGTGGCGCACCGGCACTAGATTGGGGAAGCATGGCGACCGGCGCGCTACCCCCATTTGACTTCGGCCAGATCGACTTCGACCGTGTTGATTTTGTCACCTCGGACACGCACTTCGGTCATGCTCGCATCAATGCACTGGCGCACCGGCCGTTTGGGTCGGCCGATGAAATGGATGACGAGCTGATTCGCCGCTGGAACACCGTGGTCGGCCCTGACGATGTGGTGCTGCATCTCGGCGACCTCGCATTGGGTCGGATCGAGGAGTCGGTCGCCGTCACCGGGCGGCTGGCCGGTCAGAAGTTGCTGGTGCCCGGAAACCATGATCGCGTCTCGACCGCGACTCAGAC
The Rathayibacter sp. SW19 DNA segment above includes these coding regions:
- a CDS encoding MFS transporter, whose amino-acid sequence is MRVAVLRHYGLMGAMLLVPLYFQLARDDSALLAGLLLAPQGLGAAIGIAARSSLVDRMSAAPIALCGVILAVGGLAGLTVLDPSTDGWVITGALFVLGLGFGAVVVSATAIAYRGLDAASIPRATSALRIVQQLGASLGVALLALALQTGLTDAAGSAADIANAFGHTFWWAFGLTACATVPAVVLMWRTGTRLGKHGDRRATPI